The Budorcas taxicolor isolate Tak-1 chromosome 18, Takin1.1, whole genome shotgun sequence genome window below encodes:
- the LOC128062787 gene encoding natural cytotoxicity triggering receptor 1, translating into MPSTLAVLLVLVLGLSQRSSTQKQMLSKPAIWVRPSFMIPKGRPATIGCRGAGGAMEYQLHFEGGLSALERPKSRPVMNWVKFSIPAMTSHTAGQYRCSYRSGELWSELSDPLELVVTGLYDTPTLSVEPRSEVTSGENVTFRCQLATATSTFFLLKGGQSSRPQLRYGNLWAEFHLGPVTPAHRGTYRCFGSYNNHAWSFPSKPVKLLVKGDARDTTFAPTEHTSSDYWDSYELTTGTQSQKDHFFWNHMVQNLIRLGLAVLVLVALMGLLLEDWLHRRKSGKRAHWVSRRRCGRRLRAQRALET; encoded by the exons ATGCCTTCCACACTTGCTGTCCTTCTCGTCCTTG TGCTGGGTCTGAGCCAGAGGAGCAGCACCCAGAAGC AGATGCTCTCGAAACCTGCCATCTGGGTCAGACCCAGTTTCATGATCCCAAAGGGAAGACCGGCTACCATCGGGTGTCGGGGAGCTGGCGGGGCCATGGAGTACCAGCTGCACTTTGAGGGGGGACTTTCTGCCTTGGAGAGACCGAAGTCACGCCCAGTGATGAACTGGGTGAAGTTCTCCATCCCGGCCATGACTTCTCACACCGCAGGGCAATACAGGTGCTCCTACCGAAGTGGGGAGCTCTGGTCCGAGCTCAGCGACCCTCTGGAGCTGGTGGTAACAG GACTGTATGACACACCCACACTCtcggttgaacccaggtctgaggTGACCTCAGGAGAGAACGTGACCTTCCGTTGCCAGCTGGCGACAGCTACAAGCACGTTCTTCCTGCTCAAGGGGGGACAATCCAGCCGCCCCCAGCTCAGATATGGGAACCTGTGGGCAGAATTCCACCTGGGCCCTGTGACCCCAGCACACAGAGGGACATACAGGTGCTTTGGCTCCTACAACAACCACGCGTGGTCTTTCCCCAGCAAGCCTGTGAAGCTCCTGGTCAAAG GAGATGCCAGGGACACCACCTTCGCGCCCACCGAGCACACTTCTTCTG ACTACTGGGACTCCTACGAGTTAACCACAGGGACCCAATCTCAGAAAG ACCATTTCTTCTGGAATCACATGGTCCAGAATCTCATCCGGCTTGGCCTGGCTGTCCTGGTCCTGGTGGCCCTCATGGGGCTCCTGCTTGAAGACTGGCTTCACAGAAGGAAGTCTGGAAAGAGAGCCCACTGGGTTTCACGTCGGAGGTGTGGGAGAAGGCTCCGAGCACAGAGAGCCCTGGAGACATGA